One genomic window of Solea solea chromosome 12, fSolSol10.1, whole genome shotgun sequence includes the following:
- the LOC131469765 gene encoding kinesin-like protein KIF21A isoform X6: MTTGQDESSVRVALRIRPQLARERIEGCHICTCVMPGEPQVILGKDKSFTYDYVFDMDSQQDAIYSTCTEKLIEGCFEGYNATVFAYGQTGSGKTYTMGTGFDVNIAEEELGIVPRAVHHLFKSIEQRRQAAQEQGRPMPEFKINAQFLELYNEEVLDLFDSTRDMKQKSHIKIHEDATGGIYTVGVTTRTVSSEAEMMQCLKLGALSRTTASTQMNVQSSRSHAIFTIHLCQVRVCASDNQENETDNRVSNGNSEMDEYETLTAKFHFVDLAGSERLKRTGATGDRAKEGISINCGLLALGNVISALGDRSRRSSHVPYRDSKLTRLLQDSLGGNSQTVMIACISPSDRDFMETLSTLKYANRARNIKNKVMVNQDKASQQISALRTEIARLQMELMEYKAGKRMVGEDGVESFSDMFHENTMLHTENSNLRVRVKAMQETIDAQRARLTQLLSDQANQVLARAGEGGTEEIGNMIQSYIKEIEDLRAKLLESEAVNENLRKNLSRASNRQSLYGGSGSFSSSLLAPEKETSDIIELAKKDLEKLKKREKKKKKSVNKEEIPDNEQEKGIEKEMTERVSADAEMEIQEASDHEEGEEEEEEEEEEMDVEESSDDSDSESDEKENFQADLANITCEIAIKQKLIDELENSQRRLHTLKQQYEQKLMMLQCKIRDTQLERDRVLQNMNSVETGTEDKTRKIKVEYEKKLSVMNKELHKLQSAQKEHARLLKNQSQYEKQLKKLQMDVAEMKKTKVRLMKQMKEQQEKNRMNESRRNREIATLKKDQRKQEHQLKLLEAQKRQQELILRRKTEEVTALRRQARPTSGKVIRKVSLPEPAAQDSAHRPPSGRMYSSGNAAPNGTRSYYRRTVGIYSTRVARNKWQCLERRICDIIMQRMTISNMEADMNRLLKQREELTKRKEKVLRKKDRLTREGAELEKAVPPLNEEVDALTANIDYINDSIADCQANIMQMEETKEEGDTLDISAVIGSCTLGESRFLLDHFMTMAINKGLQAAQKESQVKVMEGRLKQTEITSATQNQLLFHMLKEKAEFNPELDALLGNALQENGDDSSSDESAQSPSAEGTTLASDLMKLCGETKTRNKARRRTTTQMELLYANSDSVPEAPTADFSSPMLLLAETPDGGGDMDTSGSSVRDYTALSPGFSSKMGSISGSRTSPALEKRTPEPSPLSRRKTYDRAHAAADRAKVKEIKQNNGCLHSSSSRLQRAVSHPRSDPAKGVINPVPSTKSSRSATLQCVHVAEGHTKAVLCVDCTDDLLFTGSKDRTCKVWNLVTGQEIMSLAGHPNNVVSVRYSSSLVFTVSTSCIKVWDIRDSAKCIRTLTSSGQVNVGDISASNTSRTVTIPPGENQINEIALNPNGSVLYAAAGNSVRVWDLRRFASTGKLTGHLGPVMCLTVDQSGSNQDLVITGSKDHYIKLFEVTECSLGSIGPTHNFEPPHYDGIESLVVQGDFFFSGSRDNGIKKWDLDRKDLLQQVPNAHRDWVCALGVVPGSPALLSGCRGGVLKLWHTDTLGALGELKGHESPINSISTNSSHLFTASDDRTVKIWRARGGLDSTSEVVDNADEVASN, encoded by the exons ATGACGACGGGACAGGACGAAAGCTCAGTCCGCGTGGCACTGAG GATTCGTCCTCAGTTGGCCAGGGAGAGGATCGAAGGATGTCACATCTGTACATGTGTGATGCCCGGGGAGCCTCAGGTGATCCTCGGGAAAGACAAGTCCTTCACCTACGACTATGTGTTCGACATGGACTCCCAGCAGGACGCCATCTACAGCACATGCACCGAGAAGCTGATTGAAGGCTGCTTCGAAGGCTACAACGCCACTGTGTTTGCATATGGACAG ACGGGTTCAGGGAAGACCTACACTATGGGGACGGGCTTTGATGTCAACATTGCAGAGGAAGAACTGGGCATCGTCCCCCGCGCCGTCCATCACCTTTTTAAAAGCATTGAGCAACGGCGCCAGGCCGCCCAGGAGCAGGGACGCCCCATGCCGGAGTTTAAGATCAACGCCCAGTTCCTTGAG CTTTATAATGAGGAAGTTCTGGACCTGTTTGACTCCACACGAGACATGAAGCAAAAATCTCACATTAAGATCCACGAAGATGCCACGGGAGGAATCTACACAGTTGGTGTGACCACACGGACCGTGTCCTCAGAGGCTGAG ATGATGCAGTGCCTGAAACTGGGCGCTCTGTCTCGCACCACAGCCAGCACCCAGATGAACGTCCAGAGCTCTCGATCACACGCCATCTTCACCATCCACCTGTGCCAAGTCCGCGTTTGTGCCTCTGACAAT CAAGAAAACGAGACTGATAACAGAGTCTCCAACGGAAATTCTGAGATGGACGAGTATGAGACGCTGACAGCCAAATTTCACTTTGTTGACCTGGCCGGTTCTGAGAGGCTGAAAAGAACTGGAGCGACAGGCGATCGAGCCAAAGAGGGCATCTCCATCAACTGTGGACTG CTTGCTCTGGGGAATGTAATCAGTGCTTTGGGTGACCGGAGCAGGCGGTCATCACATGTGCCTTACAGAGACTCCAAACTGACCCGGCTTCTGCAGGACTCATTAGGAGGAAACAG CCAAACAGTGATGATAGCATGTATCAGCCCATCTGATCGTGACTTCATGGAGACGCTGAgcacattgaaatatgccaacCGAGCTCGCAACATCAAGAACAAGGTCATGGTGAACCAGGACAAGGCCAGCCAGCAGATCAGCGCTCTGAGGACGGAAATAGCTCGACTGCAGATGGAGCTGATGGAGTACAAGGCG GGTAAACGCATGGTGGGCGAGGACGGTGTGGAGAGCTTCAGTGACATGTTCCATGAGAACaccatgctgcacacagagaaTAGCAACCTGAGGGTGAGGGTGAAGGCCATGCAGGAGACCATCGATGCTCAGAGGGCACGGCTCACTCAGTTGCTTAGTGACCAAGCCAACCAAGTCCTCGCCAGAGCGG GGGAAGGAGGAACAGAGGAGATTGGAAACATGATTCAGAGCTACATCAAAGAGATTGAAGACCTCAG AGCCAAACTCCTGGAGAGTGaagctgtgaatgaaaatcTGAGGAAGAATCTGTCTCGTGCCTCCAACCGTCAGTCACTCTATGGAGGGTCTGgctccttttcctcctcactgCTGGCTCCTGAGAAGGAGACGTCTGACATCATTGAACTGGCCAAGAAAGACTTGGAGAAACTGAAGAAacgagagaaaaagaaaaagaagag TGTCAACAAGGAAGAAATTCCCGACAACGAGCAAGAAAAGGGCATTGAGAAGGAGATGACGGAGCGAGTCAGTGCTGACGCAGAGATG GAAATCCAGGAGGCCAGCGATcatgaggaaggagaggaggaggaagaggaggaagaggaggagatggatgTGGAAGAGAGCTCTGATGATTCTGACTCGGAGTCAGACGAAAAAG AGAACTTCCAAGCAGATCTGGCCAACATCACCTGTGAGATTGCCATCAAGCAGAAGCTGATTGATGAGCTGGAAAACAGCCAGCGGCGTCTCCACACACTCAAACAGCAGTATGAACAGAAGCTGATGATGCTGCAGTGCAAGATCAGGGACACCCAGCTGGAGAGGGACCGAGTCCTCCAGAACATGA ATTCAGTAGAAACTGGCACAGAAGACAAGACTCGCAAAATCAAGGTTGAATATGAGAAGAAGCTGAGTGTCATGAACAAGGAGCTTCATAAGCTCCAGTCTGCTCAGAAGGAACATGCCCGTCTGCTGAAGAACCAATCACAGTACGAGAAGCAGCTGAAGAAGCTTCAGATGGATGTGGCAGAAATGAAGAAGACAAAG GTCCGTCTCATGAAGCAGATGAAGGAGCAACAGGAAAAGAACAGGATGAACGAATCTCGCAGAAACCGTGAAATTGCTACCTTGAAGAAAGACCAACGCAAGCAAGAG CATCAACTGAAGTTACTGGAGGCTCAGAAGAGACAGCAGGAGCTCATTCTGAGGAGAAAGACTGAGGAG gtgaCAGCTCTGAGGAGGCAGGCCAGGCCCACCTCTGGTAAAGTCATCAGGAAAGTCAGTCTCCCAGAACCAGCAGCACAGGACTCGGCCCACAGACCCCCGTCTGGCCGCATGTACTCCTCTGGCAATGCAGCTCCGAATGGTACCCG ttctTACTACAGGCGTACAGTGGGGATTTACTCCACCAGAGTTGCTCGTAATAAATGGCAGTGCCTTGAGAGACgaatctgtgacatcatcatgcaGAGGATGACCATCTCAAATATGGAGGCCGACATGAACCGCCTTCTCAAG CAACGAGAGGAACTGACCAAGCGGAAGGAGAAGGTCCTCAGAAAGAAGGACCGTTTGACCAGGGAGGGGGCAGAGTTAGAGAAGGCGGTGCCTCCCCTCAACGAAGAAGTGGACGCGTTGACGGCCAACATCGACTACATCAATGACAGCATCGCAGATTGTCAGGCCAACATTATGCAGATGGAGGAAACCAAG GAGGAGGGTGACACATTGGACATCTCTGCTGTGATAGGTTCATGTACTCTGGGAGAGTCTCGTTTCCTTCTCGATCACTTCATGACAATGGCCATAAATAAG GGTCTGCAGGCAGCACAGAAAGAGTCCCAGGTGAAGGTGATGGAGGGCAGGCTGAAGCAGACCGAGATCACCAGTGCCACACAGAATCAGCTGCTCTTCCATATGCTGAAGGAGAAAGCAGAGTTCAACCCGGAGCTGGATGCCCTGCTGGGGAATGCTCTGCAAG AAAATGGGGATGATAGCAGCAGTGATGAGTCTGCTCAGAGCCCTTCAGCAGAGGGGAC CACTTTAGCGTCAGACCTCATGAAACTATGTGGAGAAACCAAAACCAGGAATAAG GCTCGAAGGAGGACCACCACTCAGATGGAGTTGCTGTATGCAAATTCTGACTCTGTCCCCGAGGCGCCAACCGCGGACTTCTCCAGTCCAATGCTGCTGTTAGCAGAAACaccagatggaggaggagacatgGACACATCAGGCTCATCAGTCAGGGACTACACAGCTCTCTCCCCTGGCTTTTCCTCTAAAATGGGCAGCAT TTCTGGCTCCAGAACATCACCAGCGTTGGAAAAGCGAACTCCGGAGCCTTCCCCACTCTCTCGCAGGAAGACGTATGACAGGGCGCATGCAGCAGCCGACAGGGCAAAGGTCAAGGAGATTAAACA GAATAATGGATGTCTCCACTCGTCCTCCAGCCGCTTACAACGAGCTGTTTCACATCCTCGCTCCGACCCAGCAAA GGGCGTCATTAACCCTGTGCCATCCACCAAGAGCAGTCGTTCAGCGACATTGCAGTGTGTCCATGTGGCAGAGGGACATACCAAAGCTGTTCTTTGTGTGGACTGCACTGATGACCTTCTCTTCACTGGATCCAAAG ACCGGACGTGTAAGGTGTGGAACCTGGTGACCGGTCAGGAGATAATGTCACTTGCTGGTCACCCCAACAATGTGGTGTCGGTCCGCTACAGCTCCAGTTTAGTCTTCACTGTGTCGACCTCCTGCATCAAAGTCTGGGACATCCGTGACTCGGCCAAGTGCATCCGTACACTGAC GTCTTCTGGTCAGGTAAACGTTGGGGACATCTCTGCATCGAACACCAGTCGAACTGTCACCATCCCACCCGGCGAGAACCAGATCAACGAGATTGCTCTCAACCCCAACGGGTCAGTTCTCTACGCGGCTGCTGGCAACTCGGTCAGAGTCTGGGATCTGAGGAG ATTTGCATCCACTGGTAAACTTACTGGTCATCTTGGCCCCGTAATGTGTCTGACCGTGGATCAGTCCGGAAGCAACCAAGACCTGGTGATCACGGGGTCCAAGGATCATTACATTAAG CTGTTTGAAGTGACCGAGTGCTCGTTGGGGAGCATCGGCCCAACACACAACTTTGAACCTCCACATTATGATGGTATCGAGTCACTGGTGGTGCAGGGAGACTTTTTCTTCAGCGGCTCTCGAGACAACGGCATCAAGAAGTGGGACCTGGACCGCAAAGACCTGCTGCAG
- the LOC131469765 gene encoding kinesin-like protein KIF21A isoform X4, which produces MTTGQDESSVRVALRIRPQLARERIEGCHICTCVMPGEPQVILGKDKSFTYDYVFDMDSQQDAIYSTCTEKLIEGCFEGYNATVFAYGQTGSGKTYTMGTGFDVNIAEEELGIVPRAVHHLFKSIEQRRQAAQEQGRPMPEFKINAQFLELYNEEVLDLFDSTRDMKQKSHIKIHEDATGGIYTVGVTTRTVSSEAEMMQCLKLGALSRTTASTQMNVQSSRSHAIFTIHLCQVRVCASDNQENETDNRVSNGNSEMDEYETLTAKFHFVDLAGSERLKRTGATGDRAKEGISINCGLLALGNVISALGDRSRRSSHVPYRDSKLTRLLQDSLGGNSQTVMIACISPSDRDFMETLSTLKYANRARNIKNKVMVNQDKASQQISALRTEIARLQMELMEYKAGKRMVGEDGVESFSDMFHENTMLHTENSNLRVRVKAMQETIDAQRARLTQLLSDQANQVLARAGEGGTEEIGNMIQSYIKEIEDLRAKLLESEAVNENLRKNLSRASNRQSLYGGSGSFSSSLLAPEKETSDIIELAKKDLEKLKKREKKKKKRLQQLLEEREMEEREEVVEEVEDASVNKEEIPDNEQEKGIEKEMTERVSADAEMEIQEASDHEEGEEEEEEEEEEMDVEESSDDSDSESDEKENFQADLANITCEIAIKQKLIDELENSQRRLHTLKQQYEQKLMMLQCKIRDTQLERDRVLQNMNSVETGTEDKTRKIKVEYEKKLSVMNKELHKLQSAQKEHARLLKNQSQYEKQLKKLQMDVAEMKKTKVRLMKQMKEQQEKNRMNESRRNREIATLKKDQRKQEHQLKLLEAQKRQQELILRRKTEEVTALRRQARPTSGKVIRKVSLPEPAAQDSAHRPPSGRMYSSGNAAPNGTRSYYRRTVGIYSTRVARNKWQCLERRICDIIMQRMTISNMEADMNRLLKQREELTKRKEKVLRKKDRLTREGAELEKAVPPLNEEVDALTANIDYINDSIADCQANIMQMEETKEEGDTLDISAVIGSCTLGESRFLLDHFMTMAINKGLQAAQKESQVKVMEGRLKQTEITSATQNQLLFHMLKEKAEFNPELDALLGNALQELGNIPAENGDDSSSDESAQSPSAEGTTLASDLMKLCGETKTRNKARRRTTTQMELLYANSDSVPEAPTADFSSPMLLLAETPDGGGDMDTSGSSVRDYTALSPGFSSKMGSISGSRTSPALEKRTPEPSPLSRRKTYDRAHAAADRAKVKEIKQGVINPVPSTKSSRSATLQCVHVAEGHTKAVLCVDCTDDLLFTGSKDRTCKVWNLVTGQEIMSLAGHPNNVVSVRYSSSLVFTVSTSCIKVWDIRDSAKCIRTLTSSGQVNVGDISASNTSRTVTIPPGENQINEIALNPNGSVLYAAAGNSVRVWDLRRFASTGKLTGHLGPVMCLTVDQSGSNQDLVITGSKDHYIKLFEVTECSLGSIGPTHNFEPPHYDGIESLVVQGDFFFSGSRDNGIKKWDLDRKDLLQQVPNAHRDWVCALGVVPGSPALLSGCRGGVLKLWHTDTLGALGELKGHESPINSISTNSSHLFTASDDRTVKIWRARGGLDSTSEVVDNADEVASN; this is translated from the exons ATGACGACGGGACAGGACGAAAGCTCAGTCCGCGTGGCACTGAG GATTCGTCCTCAGTTGGCCAGGGAGAGGATCGAAGGATGTCACATCTGTACATGTGTGATGCCCGGGGAGCCTCAGGTGATCCTCGGGAAAGACAAGTCCTTCACCTACGACTATGTGTTCGACATGGACTCCCAGCAGGACGCCATCTACAGCACATGCACCGAGAAGCTGATTGAAGGCTGCTTCGAAGGCTACAACGCCACTGTGTTTGCATATGGACAG ACGGGTTCAGGGAAGACCTACACTATGGGGACGGGCTTTGATGTCAACATTGCAGAGGAAGAACTGGGCATCGTCCCCCGCGCCGTCCATCACCTTTTTAAAAGCATTGAGCAACGGCGCCAGGCCGCCCAGGAGCAGGGACGCCCCATGCCGGAGTTTAAGATCAACGCCCAGTTCCTTGAG CTTTATAATGAGGAAGTTCTGGACCTGTTTGACTCCACACGAGACATGAAGCAAAAATCTCACATTAAGATCCACGAAGATGCCACGGGAGGAATCTACACAGTTGGTGTGACCACACGGACCGTGTCCTCAGAGGCTGAG ATGATGCAGTGCCTGAAACTGGGCGCTCTGTCTCGCACCACAGCCAGCACCCAGATGAACGTCCAGAGCTCTCGATCACACGCCATCTTCACCATCCACCTGTGCCAAGTCCGCGTTTGTGCCTCTGACAAT CAAGAAAACGAGACTGATAACAGAGTCTCCAACGGAAATTCTGAGATGGACGAGTATGAGACGCTGACAGCCAAATTTCACTTTGTTGACCTGGCCGGTTCTGAGAGGCTGAAAAGAACTGGAGCGACAGGCGATCGAGCCAAAGAGGGCATCTCCATCAACTGTGGACTG CTTGCTCTGGGGAATGTAATCAGTGCTTTGGGTGACCGGAGCAGGCGGTCATCACATGTGCCTTACAGAGACTCCAAACTGACCCGGCTTCTGCAGGACTCATTAGGAGGAAACAG CCAAACAGTGATGATAGCATGTATCAGCCCATCTGATCGTGACTTCATGGAGACGCTGAgcacattgaaatatgccaacCGAGCTCGCAACATCAAGAACAAGGTCATGGTGAACCAGGACAAGGCCAGCCAGCAGATCAGCGCTCTGAGGACGGAAATAGCTCGACTGCAGATGGAGCTGATGGAGTACAAGGCG GGTAAACGCATGGTGGGCGAGGACGGTGTGGAGAGCTTCAGTGACATGTTCCATGAGAACaccatgctgcacacagagaaTAGCAACCTGAGGGTGAGGGTGAAGGCCATGCAGGAGACCATCGATGCTCAGAGGGCACGGCTCACTCAGTTGCTTAGTGACCAAGCCAACCAAGTCCTCGCCAGAGCGG GGGAAGGAGGAACAGAGGAGATTGGAAACATGATTCAGAGCTACATCAAAGAGATTGAAGACCTCAG AGCCAAACTCCTGGAGAGTGaagctgtgaatgaaaatcTGAGGAAGAATCTGTCTCGTGCCTCCAACCGTCAGTCACTCTATGGAGGGTCTGgctccttttcctcctcactgCTGGCTCCTGAGAAGGAGACGTCTGACATCATTGAACTGGCCAAGAAAGACTTGGAGAAACTGAAGAAacgagagaaaaagaaaaagaagag ACTCCAGCAGCTcttggaagagagagagatggaggaaagggaggaggtggtggaagAGGTTGAGGATGCCAG TGTCAACAAGGAAGAAATTCCCGACAACGAGCAAGAAAAGGGCATTGAGAAGGAGATGACGGAGCGAGTCAGTGCTGACGCAGAGATG GAAATCCAGGAGGCCAGCGATcatgaggaaggagaggaggaggaagaggaggaagaggaggagatggatgTGGAAGAGAGCTCTGATGATTCTGACTCGGAGTCAGACGAAAAAG AGAACTTCCAAGCAGATCTGGCCAACATCACCTGTGAGATTGCCATCAAGCAGAAGCTGATTGATGAGCTGGAAAACAGCCAGCGGCGTCTCCACACACTCAAACAGCAGTATGAACAGAAGCTGATGATGCTGCAGTGCAAGATCAGGGACACCCAGCTGGAGAGGGACCGAGTCCTCCAGAACATGA ATTCAGTAGAAACTGGCACAGAAGACAAGACTCGCAAAATCAAGGTTGAATATGAGAAGAAGCTGAGTGTCATGAACAAGGAGCTTCATAAGCTCCAGTCTGCTCAGAAGGAACATGCCCGTCTGCTGAAGAACCAATCACAGTACGAGAAGCAGCTGAAGAAGCTTCAGATGGATGTGGCAGAAATGAAGAAGACAAAG GTCCGTCTCATGAAGCAGATGAAGGAGCAACAGGAAAAGAACAGGATGAACGAATCTCGCAGAAACCGTGAAATTGCTACCTTGAAGAAAGACCAACGCAAGCAAGAG CATCAACTGAAGTTACTGGAGGCTCAGAAGAGACAGCAGGAGCTCATTCTGAGGAGAAAGACTGAGGAG gtgaCAGCTCTGAGGAGGCAGGCCAGGCCCACCTCTGGTAAAGTCATCAGGAAAGTCAGTCTCCCAGAACCAGCAGCACAGGACTCGGCCCACAGACCCCCGTCTGGCCGCATGTACTCCTCTGGCAATGCAGCTCCGAATGGTACCCG ttctTACTACAGGCGTACAGTGGGGATTTACTCCACCAGAGTTGCTCGTAATAAATGGCAGTGCCTTGAGAGACgaatctgtgacatcatcatgcaGAGGATGACCATCTCAAATATGGAGGCCGACATGAACCGCCTTCTCAAG CAACGAGAGGAACTGACCAAGCGGAAGGAGAAGGTCCTCAGAAAGAAGGACCGTTTGACCAGGGAGGGGGCAGAGTTAGAGAAGGCGGTGCCTCCCCTCAACGAAGAAGTGGACGCGTTGACGGCCAACATCGACTACATCAATGACAGCATCGCAGATTGTCAGGCCAACATTATGCAGATGGAGGAAACCAAG GAGGAGGGTGACACATTGGACATCTCTGCTGTGATAGGTTCATGTACTCTGGGAGAGTCTCGTTTCCTTCTCGATCACTTCATGACAATGGCCATAAATAAG GGTCTGCAGGCAGCACAGAAAGAGTCCCAGGTGAAGGTGATGGAGGGCAGGCTGAAGCAGACCGAGATCACCAGTGCCACACAGAATCAGCTGCTCTTCCATATGCTGAAGGAGAAAGCAGAGTTCAACCCGGAGCTGGATGCCCTGCTGGGGAATGCTCTGCAAG AGCTAGGTAACATCCCAGCTG AAAATGGGGATGATAGCAGCAGTGATGAGTCTGCTCAGAGCCCTTCAGCAGAGGGGAC CACTTTAGCGTCAGACCTCATGAAACTATGTGGAGAAACCAAAACCAGGAATAAG GCTCGAAGGAGGACCACCACTCAGATGGAGTTGCTGTATGCAAATTCTGACTCTGTCCCCGAGGCGCCAACCGCGGACTTCTCCAGTCCAATGCTGCTGTTAGCAGAAACaccagatggaggaggagacatgGACACATCAGGCTCATCAGTCAGGGACTACACAGCTCTCTCCCCTGGCTTTTCCTCTAAAATGGGCAGCAT TTCTGGCTCCAGAACATCACCAGCGTTGGAAAAGCGAACTCCGGAGCCTTCCCCACTCTCTCGCAGGAAGACGTATGACAGGGCGCATGCAGCAGCCGACAGGGCAAAGGTCAAGGAGATTAAACA GGGCGTCATTAACCCTGTGCCATCCACCAAGAGCAGTCGTTCAGCGACATTGCAGTGTGTCCATGTGGCAGAGGGACATACCAAAGCTGTTCTTTGTGTGGACTGCACTGATGACCTTCTCTTCACTGGATCCAAAG ACCGGACGTGTAAGGTGTGGAACCTGGTGACCGGTCAGGAGATAATGTCACTTGCTGGTCACCCCAACAATGTGGTGTCGGTCCGCTACAGCTCCAGTTTAGTCTTCACTGTGTCGACCTCCTGCATCAAAGTCTGGGACATCCGTGACTCGGCCAAGTGCATCCGTACACTGAC GTCTTCTGGTCAGGTAAACGTTGGGGACATCTCTGCATCGAACACCAGTCGAACTGTCACCATCCCACCCGGCGAGAACCAGATCAACGAGATTGCTCTCAACCCCAACGGGTCAGTTCTCTACGCGGCTGCTGGCAACTCGGTCAGAGTCTGGGATCTGAGGAG ATTTGCATCCACTGGTAAACTTACTGGTCATCTTGGCCCCGTAATGTGTCTGACCGTGGATCAGTCCGGAAGCAACCAAGACCTGGTGATCACGGGGTCCAAGGATCATTACATTAAG CTGTTTGAAGTGACCGAGTGCTCGTTGGGGAGCATCGGCCCAACACACAACTTTGAACCTCCACATTATGATGGTATCGAGTCACTGGTGGTGCAGGGAGACTTTTTCTTCAGCGGCTCTCGAGACAACGGCATCAAGAAGTGGGACCTGGACCGCAAAGACCTGCTGCAG